The following coding sequences lie in one Thermoanaerobaculia bacterium genomic window:
- a CDS encoding PilT/PilU family type 4a pilus ATPase, with protein MELSELLKFTAKKGASDLHLKPMRPPLLRLNGKMIPLKTDPLSPKTLEDMLLPILTPLQKQRLEQDLAVDVGYGLQGVARFRANIYTQRGSFAAAFRRIPFKLPTIDELELPDVLGSFAHLPAGLVIVTGPTGSGKSTTLAAIMREITEKRPVHIVTIEDPIEYLLSDGVAAVSQREVGTDTPSFKEALKNVVRQDPDVIMVGEMRDWETMQTAITAAETGHLVFSTLHTNNAAQAIDRMIDSCPPALQRQVRSQLALVLRAIVSMKLIEKSDGAGLTAVVEVMINSPKIAKHIDQGETKDIVEEIESSVGYYRMQSMNQSLLALLVHQKISYDKAMEASTDPEDLSLKLRKLFPQIEESFRGGAMPSFNDFSVITGLMDTKKLYEEQEEKWKMRMTEVQEEVTRLRQEIDDQKRLNEAKAKGYADLESEAARLRTDADRTQKDAAQKIAALNERIKQLNQQLSEYAGGRKPAANEGFFKR; from the coding sequence TTGGAGCTTTCGGAACTCCTGAAATTCACCGCCAAGAAGGGTGCGTCCGACCTGCATCTCAAGCCGATGCGGCCGCCGCTGCTCCGCCTGAACGGGAAGATGATCCCCCTGAAGACGGACCCCCTCTCGCCGAAGACTCTCGAGGACATGCTCCTGCCGATCCTCACGCCGCTCCAGAAGCAGCGGCTCGAGCAGGATCTCGCCGTGGACGTCGGCTACGGCCTGCAGGGGGTCGCGCGATTCCGCGCGAACATCTACACCCAGCGCGGCTCGTTCGCCGCCGCGTTTCGCCGCATCCCCTTCAAGCTGCCGACGATCGACGAGCTCGAGCTCCCCGACGTTCTGGGTTCGTTCGCGCACCTCCCGGCCGGCCTCGTGATCGTCACCGGCCCGACCGGGTCGGGAAAATCGACGACGCTCGCCGCGATCATGCGCGAGATCACCGAGAAGCGGCCCGTGCACATCGTGACGATCGAGGATCCGATCGAATATCTGCTCTCCGACGGCGTCGCCGCCGTGTCGCAGCGCGAGGTCGGGACCGACACGCCGAGCTTCAAGGAGGCGCTGAAGAACGTCGTCCGCCAGGATCCCGACGTCATCATGGTCGGCGAGATGCGCGACTGGGAGACCATGCAGACCGCGATCACCGCCGCGGAAACGGGCCACCTCGTCTTTTCGACGCTCCACACCAACAACGCGGCGCAGGCGATCGACCGCATGATCGACTCCTGCCCTCCCGCCCTGCAGCGGCAGGTGCGGTCCCAGCTCGCCCTGGTTCTCCGGGCGATCGTGTCGATGAAACTGATCGAGAAGTCCGACGGCGCCGGCCTCACGGCCGTCGTCGAGGTGATGATCAACTCGCCCAAGATCGCCAAGCACATCGACCAGGGCGAGACGAAGGACATCGTCGAGGAAATCGAATCGTCCGTCGGCTACTACCGGATGCAGTCGATGAACCAGTCGCTCCTCGCGCTCCTGGTCCACCAGAAGATCTCCTACGACAAGGCGATGGAGGCCTCCACCGACCCCGAGGACCTGTCGCTGAAGCTCCGGAAGCTGTTCCCCCAGATCGAAGAGTCGTTCCGAGGAGGAGCCATGCCGTCGTTCAACGATTTCTCCGTCATCACCGGCCTCATGGACACCAAGAAGCTCTACGAGGAGCAGGAGGAGAAGTGGAAGATGCGGATGACGGAGGTCCAGGAGGAAGTCACCCGCCTTCGCCAGGAGATCGACGACCAGAAGCGCCTGAACGAGGCGAAGGCGAAGGGATACGCGGACCTCGAGTCCGAGGCCGCCCGCCTGCGCACCGACGCGGACCGCACCCAGAAGGACGCGGCGCAGAAGATCGCGGCGCTCAACGAGCGGATCAAGCAGTTGAACCAGCAGCTCTCCGAATACGCCGGCGGACGCAAGCCCGCCGCGAACGAAGGCTTCTTCAAGCGATAG
- a CDS encoding GntG family PLP-dependent aldolase, translated as MTFSDFRSDTVTRPTGAMRRAMAEAEVGDDVYGEDPTVRRLEDRTAELLGREAALFVPTGSMGNQISLRVLARPGSEVIVESRAHVFNAEMAAMSALSGLLPRPIATADGILTPADVEPWIQTDHPLRPRTALLALENTINFWGGRIVPLDAQKGLAALCRRRGIALHLDGSRIWNAAAATGIPERELAAGADSVNVCFSKGLGAPVGSAVAGTHGFVEEARRARKLFGGGMRQAGILAAAALVALDSRDRLVEDHALARRLAEGLSGLPGISLPYGCATNIVIFVASGRKHAADWVAGFRGEGVLCGAYPGEEVRMVTHRDVTAADVDRALTAARRIAES; from the coding sequence GTGACGTTCTCCGACTTCCGCTCCGACACGGTCACCCGCCCGACGGGGGCGATGCGGCGCGCGATGGCGGAGGCGGAAGTCGGCGACGACGTCTACGGCGAAGACCCGACGGTCCGCCGGCTCGAGGATCGTACGGCGGAGCTCCTCGGCCGGGAGGCGGCGCTCTTCGTGCCGACCGGCTCGATGGGGAACCAGATCTCGCTCCGCGTGCTCGCCCGGCCGGGATCCGAGGTCATCGTCGAGTCGCGGGCGCACGTCTTCAACGCCGAAATGGCGGCGATGTCGGCGCTCTCGGGGCTGTTGCCCCGCCCGATCGCGACCGCCGACGGGATCCTCACGCCGGCGGACGTCGAGCCGTGGATCCAGACGGACCACCCGCTTCGCCCCCGGACCGCCCTCCTCGCCCTCGAGAACACGATCAACTTCTGGGGAGGGCGCATCGTGCCGCTCGACGCGCAGAAGGGCCTGGCGGCGCTCTGCCGGCGGCGCGGGATCGCGCTGCATCTCGACGGATCGAGGATCTGGAATGCCGCCGCGGCGACGGGGATCCCCGAACGGGAGCTCGCCGCCGGCGCCGACTCCGTCAACGTCTGTTTCTCCAAGGGTCTGGGAGCTCCGGTCGGATCCGCCGTCGCGGGAACGCACGGCTTCGTCGAAGAAGCGCGCCGCGCCCGCAAGCTGTTCGGTGGCGGCATGCGCCAGGCGGGAATTCTCGCCGCCGCCGCGCTCGTCGCGCTCGACTCGCGTGATCGTCTCGTCGAGGACCACGCTCTCGCGCGCCGCCTGGCGGAAGGGCTCTCCGGCCTCCCCGGGATCTCGCTCCCCTACGGCTGCGCGACGAACATCGTGATCTTCGTCGCCTCGGGCCGGAAGCACGCCGCCGATTGGGTCGCCGGATTCCGCGGCGAGGGAGTCCTGTGCGGCGCCTACCCGGGGGAGGAGGTGCGGATGGTCACGCACCGCGACGTCACCGCCGCCGACGTGGACCGGGCGCTGACCGCCGCCCGGCGGATCGCGGAGAGCTGA
- the gatC gene encoding Asp-tRNA(Asn)/Glu-tRNA(Gln) amidotransferase subunit GatC, with protein sequence MTSAFENPFLSREGVERIARLARLHLSPGEADGLAPKLEHILAHIERIAEIPDAELPEPEAPPPTPLRTDRPIPGEGREELARNAAVTAHGLVPVPRVVDASR encoded by the coding sequence ATGACATCCGCGTTCGAGAACCCGTTCCTTTCGCGGGAGGGCGTCGAACGGATCGCCCGTCTCGCGCGCCTCCATCTCTCGCCCGGAGAGGCCGATGGCCTCGCTCCGAAGCTCGAACACATCCTCGCGCACATCGAACGCATCGCGGAGATTCCGGACGCCGAGCTCCCGGAACCGGAAGCCCCCCCTCCGACGCCGCTTCGGACCGACCGGCCGATTCCCGGGGAGGGGCGCGAGGAGCTCGCCCGAAACGCCGCCGTCACCGCCCACGGCCTCGTTCCGGTGCCGCGGGTCGTCGACGCGAGCCGATGA
- a CDS encoding MBL fold metallo-hydrolase, giving the protein MTLRVAEILAVGPLACNCAILVDGETAQAAVVDPGDEPERILDALGRAGAKAVVLLHTHAHFDHIAAAGAVHRATRAPIRLHPEDRFLYEMLPEQGRLFGFRFDDPEKVTEPLVDRETIPVGSSEIRVIHTPGHSPGSVSFLSDGDEPVLLSGDTLFRESIGRTDLWGGSFPEIERSIRERLYSLPDALRVVPGHGEETTIGWEKRRNPFVRSETI; this is encoded by the coding sequence ATGACTCTTCGCGTCGCGGAGATCCTCGCGGTCGGGCCGCTCGCCTGCAACTGCGCGATCCTCGTCGACGGCGAGACGGCTCAGGCGGCCGTCGTCGACCCCGGCGACGAACCGGAGCGGATTCTCGACGCGCTGGGGCGCGCCGGCGCGAAGGCGGTCGTCCTGCTCCACACGCATGCCCACTTCGATCACATCGCGGCGGCGGGCGCCGTTCACCGGGCCACCCGCGCGCCGATCCGGCTCCATCCCGAGGACCGTTTCCTCTACGAGATGCTCCCGGAGCAGGGCCGCCTCTTCGGGTTCCGGTTCGACGATCCGGAGAAGGTGACCGAGCCGCTCGTCGACCGGGAGACGATCCCGGTCGGCTCGTCGGAGATCCGCGTGATCCACACTCCCGGCCATTCGCCGGGCTCGGTCAGTTTCCTCTCCGACGGAGACGAGCCCGTTCTCCTCTCGGGAGACACGCTCTTCCGCGAATCGATCGGACGGACCGACCTTTGGGGGGGATCGTTTCCGGAGATCGAGCGGTCGATCCGCGAACGGCTCTACTCGCTCCCCGACGCGCTGAGGGTCGTGCCCGGCCACGGCGAGGAGACGACGATCGGATGGGAGAAGCGGCGGAATCCGTTCGTGAGATCGGAGACGATCTGA
- the hpt gene encoding hypoxanthine phosphoribosyltransferase, whose protein sequence is MLGILVYSRPGGLLAHKLSRTILDERQIAEGVSRVAAGIDTDLDGRPVLLVGILKGSVFFLSDLARQLRSPVTIDFLQVSSYGEGTRSSGNVRVVRDLSTDVAGRNVVVVEDVVDTGRTLEKIVGMLRDRGPATLRVCALLRKPGAPPVDYVGFEIEDRFVVGYGLDVAERYRNLPYVAAVEEEGDEE, encoded by the coding sequence ATTCTTGGGATCCTGGTTTATTCTAGACCAGGAGGCCTCCTGGCGCACAAGCTTTCGCGGACCATCCTCGACGAAAGGCAGATCGCGGAGGGCGTCTCGCGCGTGGCCGCCGGGATCGACACCGACCTCGACGGCCGCCCGGTCCTGCTGGTCGGCATCCTCAAGGGCTCCGTGTTCTTCCTCTCCGATCTCGCCCGGCAGCTCCGCTCCCCGGTGACGATCGATTTCCTCCAGGTGTCGTCATACGGGGAGGGCACCCGCTCGTCGGGGAACGTCCGGGTCGTCCGCGACCTCTCGACGGACGTCGCGGGACGGAACGTCGTCGTCGTCGAGGACGTCGTGGACACCGGGCGCACCCTCGAGAAGATCGTCGGGATGCTCCGCGACCGCGGTCCGGCGACCCTGCGGGTCTGCGCGCTCCTCCGAAAGCCGGGGGCGCCCCCCGTCGATTACGTCGGATTCGAGATCGAGGACCGGTTCGTGGTGGGATACGGTCTCGACGTCGCGGAACGGTACCGGAATCTCCCGTACGTCGCGGCGGTCGAGGAAGAAGGAGACGAGGAATGA
- a CDS encoding RidA family protein yields MNRISTDKAPKAIGPYSQAVESHGFLFSAGQVGLDPATMKIVEGGIETQAARVFDNLEAVLAEAGLAFSDVVKTTVFLTTMANFAPMNAVYAARFGEHRPARSTVAVAELPAGALVEIDVIARRR; encoded by the coding sequence ATGAATCGGATCTCGACGGACAAGGCCCCGAAGGCGATCGGCCCTTATTCGCAGGCGGTCGAATCGCACGGGTTTCTCTTTTCGGCGGGTCAGGTCGGTCTCGATCCGGCCACGATGAAGATCGTCGAAGGAGGTATCGAGACGCAGGCGGCACGCGTGTTCGACAACCTGGAGGCGGTTCTGGCGGAAGCGGGGCTGGCGTTCTCGGACGTCGTCAAGACGACGGTGTTCCTGACGACGATGGCGAACTTCGCGCCGATGAACGCCGTCTACGCGGCGCGTTTCGGGGAGCACCGGCCGGCCCGGTCGACGGTCGCGGTCGCCGAGCTCCCGGCCGGTGCGCTCGTGGAGATCGACGTGATCGCCCGACGGCGGTGA
- the gatA gene encoding Asp-tRNA(Asn)/Glu-tRNA(Gln) amidotransferase subunit GatA, giving the protein MSPIGEIVSAIRDRSTTAERIAGDALDRIARIEPRIGAFLTWDEERVLAEARRVDQRIAAGEDLPLAGVLVGIKDNMTAEGYPASCASRILEGFTPGYDATAVARLKTAGAIVAGKTNLDEFAMGSSTENSAFQKTRNPWDPERVPGGSSGGSAASVAAREVPAALGSDTGGSVRQPAALCGVVGLKPTYGRVSRFGLVAFASSLDQIGPIAATVEDCVRIYAAIAGPDPRDSTAAPDVPAGDPLAALGRGAKGLRVGVLREAAVEGADPQALENFAQAVSALERAGAVVEEVSVPRAPFAIPVYYVVANAEASSNLARYDGIRYGPRDEAADLASFYADHRTRGFGAEVKRRILLGTFALSAGYADAFYGRASRVRALLKRDFAAAFSRVDAIACPTVPGPAFRLGEKVDDPLAMYLSDIYTTPASLAGIPAISVPSGFSREGLPLALQLMAPPWREETLFALAAAYERETRFTDAVPPIAG; this is encoded by the coding sequence TTGAGCCCCATCGGCGAGATCGTCTCGGCGATCCGTGACCGTTCGACGACGGCCGAGCGGATCGCCGGCGACGCGCTCGACCGGATCGCCCGGATCGAGCCCCGGATCGGCGCTTTCCTGACGTGGGACGAGGAGCGGGTGCTCGCGGAAGCCCGCCGCGTCGACCAAAGGATCGCGGCGGGGGAGGATCTCCCCCTCGCCGGCGTGCTCGTCGGCATCAAGGACAACATGACGGCGGAGGGCTACCCCGCGTCGTGCGCCTCCCGGATTCTCGAAGGTTTCACGCCCGGATACGACGCGACGGCGGTCGCCCGCCTGAAGACGGCGGGAGCCATCGTCGCGGGAAAGACGAACCTCGACGAGTTCGCGATGGGATCCTCGACCGAGAATTCGGCCTTCCAGAAGACGCGCAACCCGTGGGATCCGGAGCGCGTTCCCGGCGGGTCGTCCGGCGGGAGCGCGGCGTCGGTCGCGGCCCGCGAGGTCCCCGCGGCCCTCGGCTCCGACACGGGAGGCTCGGTCCGCCAGCCGGCGGCCCTGTGCGGCGTCGTGGGACTGAAGCCGACGTACGGACGGGTCTCCCGCTTCGGCCTCGTCGCTTTCGCGTCCTCCCTCGATCAGATCGGGCCGATCGCGGCGACGGTCGAAGACTGCGTCCGGATCTACGCGGCGATCGCGGGTCCGGATCCGCGCGATTCGACGGCTGCTCCCGACGTTCCGGCCGGAGACCCGCTGGCGGCGCTCGGGCGCGGCGCGAAGGGTCTCCGGGTCGGCGTCCTTCGGGAGGCCGCCGTCGAGGGCGCCGACCCGCAGGCGCTCGAGAACTTCGCGCAGGCCGTGTCGGCGCTCGAACGCGCGGGCGCCGTCGTCGAGGAAGTCTCGGTCCCGCGCGCGCCGTTCGCGATCCCCGTGTATTACGTGGTCGCCAACGCCGAAGCGTCCTCGAATCTCGCCCGCTACGACGGGATCCGGTACGGCCCCCGCGACGAGGCGGCCGATCTCGCGTCGTTCTACGCGGATCACCGGACCCGGGGCTTCGGCGCGGAGGTGAAGCGGCGGATCCTGCTCGGGACGTTCGCTCTCTCGGCGGGCTACGCCGACGCGTTCTACGGGCGGGCGAGCCGGGTGCGGGCGCTGCTCAAGCGCGATTTCGCCGCGGCGTTCTCCCGCGTCGACGCGATCGCCTGCCCGACCGTTCCCGGGCCGGCATTCCGCCTCGGCGAGAAGGTCGACGATCCGCTCGCGATGTATCTCTCCGACATCTACACGACCCCGGCGTCCCTCGCCGGGATCCCGGCCATCTCGGTTCCCTCCGGGTTCTCCCGCGAGGGGCTGCCCCTCGCGCTCCAGTTGATGGCGCCGCCGTGGCGGGAAGAGACGCTCTTCGCGCTCGCCGCCGCCTACGAGCGCGAGACCCGGTTCACGGATGCCGTTCCGCCGATCGCGGGTTGA
- a CDS encoding (Fe-S)-binding protein, translating to MKLSLREQSRLLADFWSQNPVLDPETGEPMRAFYVDRTFKPQVVMVTPKGKMYRFDQKPKQIQFSSGHLRAMVNDAQEREAPACPQDFEPLVVYRTPAQHLPQQWDYAFVCPSCLSYGRWLNTGKVEEEKAKAPKKEAPAFHDETIPLPKRMEMAKDGDLKTKLFAAMAQTDCTACGYDCEGYAAALAAGTEKDSNLCVPGKEPTAILLKELLKAAGKTG from the coding sequence ATGAAGCTTTCCCTTCGCGAACAGAGTCGACTCCTCGCCGATTTCTGGAGCCAGAACCCGGTCCTCGATCCCGAGACCGGGGAACCGATGCGGGCCTTCTACGTGGACCGCACGTTCAAGCCCCAGGTCGTGATGGTCACCCCGAAGGGGAAGATGTACCGTTTCGACCAGAAGCCGAAGCAGATCCAGTTCTCGTCCGGGCATCTCCGCGCCATGGTCAACGACGCGCAGGAGCGCGAGGCGCCCGCTTGCCCCCAGGATTTCGAGCCGCTCGTCGTCTATCGGACGCCGGCGCAGCATCTCCCCCAGCAGTGGGACTATGCGTTCGTCTGCCCGAGCTGCCTCTCCTACGGCCGATGGCTCAACACCGGGAAGGTGGAGGAGGAGAAAGCGAAGGCGCCGAAGAAGGAGGCGCCCGCTTTCCACGACGAAACGATCCCGCTCCCCAAGCGCATGGAGATGGCCAAGGACGGGGACCTCAAGACGAAGCTCTTCGCGGCAATGGCCCAGACCGACTGCACGGCCTGCGGATACGACTGCGAGGGCTACGCGGCGGCCCTCGCCGCCGGCACGGAGAAGGACTCGAATCTCTGCGTCCCCGGCAAGGAGCCGACGGCCATCCTCCTGAAGGAGCTCCTGAAGGCGGCCGGAAAAACGGGCTGA